One window of the Osmerus mordax isolate fOsmMor3 chromosome 2, fOsmMor3.pri, whole genome shotgun sequence genome contains the following:
- the uchl3 gene encoding ubiquitin carboxyl-terminal hydrolase isozyme L3 isoform X2 codes for MDPELLSMVPQPVCAVLLLFPVTEKYESFRLEEEARIKAQGQEVSTNVYFMKQTIGNACGTIGLIHAVANNQSCLEFEPDSPLKKFLEQSSKLSPEDKAIFLEKDESIRVTHESSAQEGQTEAPSIDEKVDLHFIAFVNVGGHLYELDGRKPFPIAHSNTSEDTFLKDATEVCKVFMARDPEELRFTVVALSRA; via the exons ATGGACCCAGAGCTGCTGAGCATGGTTCCTCAACCTGTCTGTGcagttctcctcctctttcctgtgACAGAGAAG TATGAGTCGTtcaggttggaggaggaggccaggattaAAGCCCAGGGCCAGGAGGTCTCCACAAATGTGTACTTCATGAAGCAGACCATCGGCAATGCTTGTGGAACAATAGGGTTAATTCATGCTGTGGCCAACAACCAGTCATGCCTGGAATTTG AGCCTGACAGCCCACTGAAGAAGTTCCTGGAGCAGTCTTCCAAGTTGAGCCCAGAGGACAAAGCTATCTTTCTGGAGAAAGATGAG AGTATCCGAGTCACTCACGAATCCAGTGCACAGGAAGGACAGACGGAG gCTCCAAGCATAGATGAAAAAGTTGATCTGCACTTCATCGCTTTTGTGAATGTTGGAGGACATTTATATGAGCTTG ATGGTCGCAAGCCCTTTCCTATTGCTCATAGCAACACCTCAGAAGATACCTTCCTAAAG GATGCCACTGAGGTGTGCAAGGTGTTCATGGCCAGAGACCCTGAAGAGCTGCGCTTCACTGTTGTGGCCCTTTCAAGAGCATGA
- the uchl3 gene encoding ubiquitin carboxyl-terminal hydrolase isozyme L3 isoform X1, with the protein MDGQRWLPLEANPDVMNQFLGQLGLVPSWQFGDVYGMDPELLSMVPQPVCAVLLLFPVTEKYESFRLEEEARIKAQGQEVSTNVYFMKQTIGNACGTIGLIHAVANNQSCLEFEPDSPLKKFLEQSSKLSPEDKAIFLEKDESIRVTHESSAQEGQTEAPSIDEKVDLHFIAFVNVGGHLYELDGRKPFPIAHSNTSEDTFLKDATEVCKVFMARDPEELRFTVVALSRA; encoded by the exons ATGGACGGTCAACGCTGGTTGCCACTCGAGGCAAACCCAGAT GTGATGAATCAA TTTTTGGGACAGTTGGGTTTGGTCCCAAGCTGGCAGTTTGGAGATGTGTATGGGATGGACCCAGAGCTGCTGAGCATGGTTCCTCAACCTGTCTGTGcagttctcctcctctttcctgtgACAGAGAAG TATGAGTCGTtcaggttggaggaggaggccaggattaAAGCCCAGGGCCAGGAGGTCTCCACAAATGTGTACTTCATGAAGCAGACCATCGGCAATGCTTGTGGAACAATAGGGTTAATTCATGCTGTGGCCAACAACCAGTCATGCCTGGAATTTG AGCCTGACAGCCCACTGAAGAAGTTCCTGGAGCAGTCTTCCAAGTTGAGCCCAGAGGACAAAGCTATCTTTCTGGAGAAAGATGAG AGTATCCGAGTCACTCACGAATCCAGTGCACAGGAAGGACAGACGGAG gCTCCAAGCATAGATGAAAAAGTTGATCTGCACTTCATCGCTTTTGTGAATGTTGGAGGACATTTATATGAGCTTG ATGGTCGCAAGCCCTTTCCTATTGCTCATAGCAACACCTCAGAAGATACCTTCCTAAAG GATGCCACTGAGGTGTGCAAGGTGTTCATGGCCAGAGACCCTGAAGAGCTGCGCTTCACTGTTGTGGCCCTTTCAAGAGCATGA